The sequence AGAGGtgggattaatgtttatcaaatgacttggttttTTTTTAGTAATGCCCGCggtcgtcagaattttgacgaacgcggatactttttataaaaaaacacaaatttcattgtcaattccttctccgtcaaaataaaatgttgaattatcattggaattccgacgaatgcgggcattttaaaaaaaaaatcaaatttgtaagCTATatgccttctccgtcggaaaccttggaattttaggccaaatgtattagtgtacggatttgtttcctttatcattctcacctgccacatatatggtattgttatcaataaaatctcgaatcttacttctcaatgaaaaacatttttcagtgtcatgaccaggcTGGCAATGGTATTGAaaaaaggatttagcatcaaagtaaggtgaagttgtcttagatagatcaattggtttgatttggggaagttttaacacattcctttgtattaactgggacatgatgctatgcaaagattcattcaaagaagaaattctttttctcttttaaaatatTTAGGCAAAGGAGGCATACCTGTAGCAGCTAccagttgattgattgattgttgttgttgtcattgaatttgatgaatcctttggttggtttgaacttcgcaaacggttgttgagcactatcacccttatcacttggagccatgaaaggagatgattgttccaattgactcatagtcagttgataattgtgaagtgctGCGCACAACTACGAAAAGGAAGTAAAATCAATTAAGAGAATGTGAAGTACTATATGCATTTTTAAAACATTCTTTCATATACAAGAACAATTTGATATATTAGATGCATTGTGTATTGGCATATAATTGATTTATCTTTCTTAAAATTGTGttagtttgattttttttaatgtttttataatTGAATGATTTTTGAAAGAGGAGAGATTATTGACATTATTGGCAAAGGTGGCTAGATATTAGATAGAGTAACATCAGTTTTTCAAGTTAGTACTTTTTTAAGAGAGTCATAAAATTAGCTAAACCTTGGTTACTCCATTTACAATAGTTACTTCATCTAATATCTAGCCACCTTTACCGTTAATGACAATAATCTCTCATCCAAAAGTCATTCCATTTTGAAAGCATTAAAAAAGTTTGCAAGTTAGCACAATTTAAGAGTTATAATTGACTATATGCCATCAAATTTAAGAATACATATTGCATCTTGTATATCGATATTTTAATGTTTACAAAAGAATGTTGtaaaaagaagaagctaaaatacAATGTTTAATATTTTCATATCTCTTGTGGTTTCAACTATTCGTATGAAGAACCATCAACGAGGAGAATTTGCACCTTAAATATCTAAGTGCATCATAAAAAAAGACAATGTCAAATTGACTAGCTAGGAAAGTTCTCAATTTGATTTTTTGAAGAATTGGCAAAAGATTTTTTTTTCACAAATGAAAATAAATGTTATGATTAGAGATATTTTGAATGGATATATGTATGGctagtgtgatgctaaaaatgtggtatataagaaaggcatacacatataatgagacaataaaacataatggaaagcttaattgaaaactaaatttaagatgtaaaccataagccttccttaaaatgtcccattttcctctattcttgaggaccttgaaggcgTTGGATTGGTTGGCTcttagcggagcaatgacctccaaagtggcaactcaagagttgagtagctacttgatcatgattgattatgcaaatgatatgaaatgcaatgttatgattaatccaaaatgctaattactagatgattgaaatgaaaattgcctatagtaatgatgctaaagctatgaatgcaagggatccttattgctccaaaatgggggatatttataggaattccaaggccaaagatgaggtggcaggaatcaacggtccagatctgatttgaagatatcaacctccaagattgaagaagttggagaagaggttggaggaagggacacttatcatctctgtggtgacaagtgtcaatgagccttgctcatgagagggcaagtgtccaaggggggagacatgtggcaaaagtgccatgtgtctcaaggggagaatatccactccaggggaggttaggataaggaggttagaatgtgcaagataggctagggttaggtggaatgggctaggttaggggatggttaggttaggtggttaaaagttaggagccatgtgctcatttgaatttagaaattcagataattggaaaatgataattaatctcaacaaacttgagtttgttaattttaattagggattagaagaattgattaatatggggggacaataattaatttagaattaattaatcaaagggggatatgaaacgaactatataaataaatcatgtagatttatttaataatagatgaatagataaattaatcaaattgcttgtggattcaattaattgggaaggagaattaatcaaataactgcgtatttaattaactatcttcagaccatttttaggtgtatacagctaGTATGAGTTTTATGAATTTCAAAATCAATTGATTTTAATTTGATAACATAAAAAGAGTTTTCCTTTGGTAAATTTGTGTTCATAGATTATATTTGTAAGAATTACTTTGCTATTTATGCTAATGGGGTTCAATCATATATTTTTCAGTCAAGACAAGTTTCCATAAATGTTAGATAGTCATTGTAAGATATGTAATAAAAACATCACAAATACAAATGAACTTATCTTGGCACATGGCTTTGCTTACCTATTTACATACTTGACTAACATTTTAAAATATCTAGAATATGAAAAATACCTCCATAACATTCTCTTGACGTATTGATAAGGACTATCAAAATCATGTGTAATGGTTTCCTTTCACTAGAGTTAGGACATTTGAAATGTTGGTAAGGATTATCAaaactcttcctttttcttagctATTGCCTCAACAAATTTGATAGaactaaaaaatcaaaataatactTAACAACCTCTAATTGCATATGCATCAACATTTAAGAAAATTGTATTGATTGATAAACCCTTGTATAATGTTTAATGCAAGATACTACATTGTTTACAACACAATCACATACATTTCCCAACCTTATTGATAtaactaaatatgcaaattactTTAATATATGTAATGATATCcgatttaaatataattaagtttgTATAAAATATGTGAAAACAAATCCACATGAACAGGTCAATTTATTCAAAAACTGAAAGTTCTTTTAAAAGAACATACAAAGTCTGAAAAAACAAAACAAGGTTTGCACCTTTCCCCGCTCCAATAAATTAGTTTAAAGTTCAAATTGATCCGCGATATATTATAGTGTCTTAATTGATCGGCGATGTCTGATTCTGAACGTTCGAAAGCTTTTGAATACATGAAATGGCGGGGCTAGAAGAAGAATGGTCAACTCTCGTTTCAGATATTCACTTCAAACGGTCTTCTGTTCAACCtctcaaaacatttaaataatgaAATCATTTCCAAGAAGAACCAGATTTGTTAAATGTTACAGCTCAAGGCTATATATGTCTGTagcttttgaattttttgtttaaaTCCCGCAATTGTGTTGAATTTATGTCATAAATTGTCAGATATGGTGACGCGCTTCAGAAATTGCAGACTATTATGTTCTCGAGAGATGCAGGATCAATGTTGACGGCAAGGCTGCGAGTCTCAGAATTGCTGAGAAAGACGGCGTTTAGTTACTTGAAATTAATGGCGCAGAAGTCCATTCAGGATAAGCTGAACATGCTTCAATTCTTGCTTGATGCGTTCACCTGTACGCACGACAGagaggtttttctccttttctgctGTTATTTTATTTTAGGGAAATACAGTAAAACTTTGTTCCAAAGTTTAAAGTGCACGAATATGCAAATTCTGAAAATTGCCAGCTGTTAATATTGAATTAACGTTAGGTTCTTTGATTATGCGTTTTAGATAATTGAATTAGCAGCACCTGCCTCATCTATTAATCTGGAATAGTTTAATTCCTCTTCTTCATTTGCTCTAACCCTTTTTTTTGGGCAAACGGTACAAATTATTTTTACTATGGTTAAGATATAACAGGATTCTTTAAGTTATCTAAGCTAGAAAGCTGAAAGGGAGGATCTCGTTAATTTAAGTTATTGGCTATTTCGATTCCCAGATTAAAATGGACGAGTGAGAAGCGTAAGTTAAATTTTATTTAGTTTGaggttttttttggctttttccctATTCTACCCTGTTATTCGAAAGTAATAGGAAAATGTAGAGAAACTTTGTTCTGAAACCCAAATTAAAGCCATATGCAGATTTGTAAAGATCACTAGTCCTTTACTCCGGCCAATAGCATTGAAGAACAGGATAGGTTCTTTGGTCTTAGGTGTTGGGTTGTTTCGGATAACCGAGTTTGCTGTTTATTAGCCAAATTGTAATCTAGTAGAACATATTCTTTAAATATACTAAATTACAATGATAAGCTACAGGGTTTTGTTAAATTTAACGATGGGATTCCCTAAATTTTTCAAAATCAAAAGATTAAATTATGCGAACTAATTAAATTTAAGATAAGGAAATTATTTTTAGCTTAAGGTATCTAGAGTTAATGTGACCGTGGACTTGGAAAAATTGTTGGTTGAAATCCAACTTCTAGGTGATGTTAACTAACCAAATGGGAACTAAATATATATAAcaatgaatttttaaaatcaaatttagGCACCTGCTTTTCCACCTATAGGGGAATCTTCAGTGTTCCTTGGAGTTTCCAGGATGGGGGAATATGGGGATGAAGTTAATAATTGTCTGATAAATGTGGGAGCGACAATTTAAAtactatatataaaatttaaattgaaaaaattAGTTACAGAGTTTAGTAAAAGAAGTTGCAATTTatcttttatttaaataatttgatAATTAGTTGATTGAAAACTTGAATGTATTTGTTTTAATATTCAATTTCATTATTTCATCAAGTTTACAATACTGCAAGTACAGTGGGCCAATGGCTGATCAACCTCATTGTCCAATGCAATGCTGTGGTATACTCCTCATTGCTTAGGTTCTACTAGACTCTTCTAACACCATGGAATTATTGCTTGACGAAGGGAACAAAGAGGGTTATGCTTGCTAACCATTTAGGTCTGCAAAGCAATTGACAAAGCCCAGGAATCACTCCATCACATACATGATTCTTGTATTCAagccaaaatatattcaatgtttaCAAAGTGACTTGTTTAAACATAATGAGAGCTAAAATATACCTTACTTACAAAGACATTCCTTTAGAAGCACAACACTTCTTTTCTAGGATGGCAATAATGAAGTAGGATGCTTCCAGGAGAGAGCTACCACCTTGTAGATTAATTTCCCTGATTTGTAacattgaaaaacaattttactccAATCTGAAACAGTTGCTCTGCAAGAGTAAGCAATTAATGATGGGCAATCTTGAGAAGAGATTGAATTATTTCTATCAATTTGTGGGGAAAATGGTACTTCTTATGGTGTTCTAGGTGTATTGTCGGTCAACTCATGCTGTCTAATAAAGCTGTTGATCTTCCAATTCCTTTTTGCCCTTTATATTGGTTCCTCTATTGCAATGTTGCTTTTTCAGCTCCCTTCCCTCTAGTATATGCCATTTCAAAGTTGGTATTTTGTTACCCTTTCTCGATCTATAAAAGAAAGGAGACGATTCCTATTcgtcttttttactttcttttcttgtttttgttAGGTTCTCATTGCGGGATCCTTCTCAAGAAAATGTGGGTTCTATTTGTTAAGCTTGAGATGTTTTTAAGCTCAAATGCTATAATACCAATATTCAAGGGAAAGTTTGAGGACAGAACAATCTCCATGGAAGGTTTGGTTGTCACGTGGAATTTCCTTAGAGAAAGGTCTCTATCACAAGTAGCATGCTACTACCCTTTGTGCTTGAGTGTACTTGCATCTTGCTTACCCTCTTTCATTGCTTTTCTATGTTGATTTTTTATGCATCTTATTTGAGAAGTTGGTCTAACACAGGAAATTGTTGGCTTTTATTTTAGACCTTTTTGTAAAAATTCTtctcataaaaaaaataaaaaattaatcattACTTTTATGTTTCTGGTTTGAGAAATTGGTCTATCATAAGCAAATTGTGGGTTACAATTAATTAATTTGATCTTAAATactatagttataacattatctacacttgttttgagaatttgctttaaaatacaaaaatattcaTTCCAAAGGAGGCATAGAATTTTTGAAATAGAATCAATTTTACTTTGTGGCATTCATGTGATAGTGGGATGCAGCAAAATCTAGGTGAGATGGACGTTGTGTCTCCATTTTCTTTTTGCATAGTAAGAAGATAAATCTTAAGAGCATCCGCAAATTAATGAAAACCATACAAAATATCTTCATGGCATTTCTAGTAGAGTCAAATGGATAGATTTTATGATGCCAAAGCTAAAATAGTTTCAaatgttaatttaaataaaaatttctcTAGCTACAATGCAAAGTTGCTATGTATTTTCATTCTCTTTTTCGTTTTGGAACCTCCTTGTTCTCTATAGCTTGAACGTATCTTTTCTAAACATTACGAAATGCTATGtaaatattttgatatttaaattcCATATTTTTTTTACAGAGCCAATTGGTTGTTCGGTATGAGGCTTTGATATTACGAGAATTTGATGTTCGTATTGGTCCCCAGCTTAATGTTTATATTGATGAGTGGGTATGTTTTGCTGAAGATTGTCTGAACAATGGCTTCATTCCCAATGCAATCAAGGTTAATACTTATTAACATTATATATGATGCTTTTGCTTTTGCTCTTTTCTTTGAGTTTTGTGAGTTTGAACAAATTGAGATGTTAAGGAGAAATTGTTTTGCATAATAGATCAACCAAGTGGATTACAAATTTACAAATGGAGTTTGTTACTTATATGATGATATTGATCCATGTAAGGTGGGCAAGTTTTCAGTATATGCATATGACATCAATATTGATTGAGATTGCTCACAAAGTGTATAGTGTAATTAATGTGTTACACAATGCTATAGTTTTACTTTTAAGTTACTAAAATGGCATTTTAAAATTCATAATGATAATTTTAGCACAAGATCCTAATTTAGATTTATATAGTATTCAATAGAGCTAGTTTGAAATGATCAAATCTGGAGATAGCTGTGTTAATTCTCATAGTTCCGAATTAGATACTCCCTACCGATGCATCCTTTTTTGCCAGCTCCCCACTTAAGAGAGAAAAATCACTAAACTGCTTGCTAGGTTGAACTTGGGGTTCTAAGTTTGATGCTGACCTTGTATCAATACGATACAGCAATAATCAAGACCTTAAAGTTTTATTAAGTAGTCAATACATTACCTGTTATGTCATTTTATACAAAAGGTTATTCCAGTTATCAATCAACGATTCAATCCATAAATTGTAAGCAAAAGGTCATGATGGAAACAGATAAGAAAAAAACATAAAATGGAAGCTTGAAAGAGGCTTCGTTAAACCATTTTTAAAGAAAACATTTTTGTATCTTAGAAAAATGAAATCGTGGATTCAATAATGGTAATGACTAGCTACTAATCACACATGCCTTAAGTGGAATCAACCTAATGCTATTTTTTTCAGCCTAGTTTGTAGGTGCTTGAATGAGGGAATAAATATTCTAGAAGcatgtgtttaaatattaattttgttaTTATCTCTACTATAGAAGTGTGACACTTAACATTTCTTTCTCCGACTCAACTAATTGATTCAGACAATATTTTGAAGGTCATAGAGACATCTTTAGATTTGAGCCCAACTATCAATAACTATCACAATCCAGTGAGAAATCTAAATTATCTAAATGAATTTCATAATGAGTTCCAAGGGGTTCCTTAAACAATTGGTGGCCCACATGCAACCTCTTTAGCTTTAAGAAGTTAAAGAACCCATAAATAACTTTGACTAAGCCTTGTGAAGTTGAATATCTTGTTAGCAAGCTAACCTGATCCTTGACAGTTAGGACTAGGGTTTTTACCCTTTCTTTGAGACCTTGGGTACATTATGGCTTGGGTATGTTTGTACAaacaattataaaatataaaaaaacctATAGAAAAAGGATAGAAAACTAACCATGATATCAATGCTTTATGCATAAAATAAGGAAAAAATAACAAACACCACTGGAATTGATGATTCAAAATCTTAAACGAGTCATGGCATGATATATCACATAGATCTATTATCTGTTCAAAATAGGAAAACAGCCAATAGTCTCATAGTCAAACTCAAGAATTATGCGGACAAATTAtcgattttcttttctttgagagCATCCAAATCAGCAATTGATTCATTAGAAATTTAGAATAACTTTTAGTAGGGCTAGCAGCAATTTAGTTAGTATTGTGCTTTGTTTCACTTTTTAATATCGAGTTTTTACATTTTTTCCTGGATCTGTATTGTTTTTGTTTTACATGGACTGGCACTGTTTTTTTGCCATGCAATTTTAATGACAGTCAGGTACCCAAATTGATAGAAGAATGCAGGAGGTACCTGGATTCATACTTGTACCGTAAATTGCTGCTACAGATATGGGGATCTCTAGGGTAGCACCTGGTAATGTAGGTTTGTGGCAATTTAAGAGCTCACGAGCAACCTCAATTGTGCCTTAAGCAATTACTGACCGACAAGAAACCTCCACTTAGCCTTAAAGAATAATTGGTGCCACTTTAGTAATCTCAATTGAGCCTTACATAAAGCTATCTTGTTGAACAACCTTGTCCTGGGCATAGCTAACTCTATTATCATGAGCAGACTCAATTGTTCCTTAAGCAATTATTGACCTACAAGAAACTTCCACTTAGCCTTAAAGAATAACTGGTGCCACTTTAGCGATCTTGATTGAGCCTTACATAAAGTTATCTTGTTGAACAACCTCATCTTAGGCATAGCTAACTCTATTATTATGAGCAGACTcaattgagaatttttttttttgatcggtgaaAGTTATGATTAGTATTGATTTCCAAAAAATATACAGAATAAAGTTTGTTGTCTTGTGGTTTGAAACCACTAATTTGTCCCAATAAAGTTCATAAAATCACCTATACAAAACTAGTAACCCTACTTCAATACTTGCTCCCCTACTACTTATAGTCATcacaaaaaatatacatttatacaaaacGTTTTAGTCCCTATGCCAACCTACCAAAATAAACATTTATGTGCCAAAATATAAACTTTAGCATATTGATTTTCATTTTCTCTTCAAAGTCTTCTGCAACATTTCGTCCGAATAATCCTTTTTGCTAAACTTTAGACACTTTTTAGTGTGGTTCTTCTTTGCAGATGCATCGACCTTCTGCTCTTGCTCCCTATCTCTCGTGTATTCTTTAATGAATTGCCACCCTATTTGGGCTTCCGCTTGCCTGTCCTCTTTGTTATAGGAGGCACTCCATAATAGGAAGGGCAGTAATGGTGGTGTAAACTTTGTCACATGGAGCTAACTCCACCTCGTGCTTTGAATCCTTCACTTGTTATGGCCATTGCAATGAAAGCACCCATCTCGTAGCACCATTTGCCCctcatgcattcattcattacccAATGCGCATCATCTTTTCCACCCAATTCCAAGAACCAGGCCAGAGACATAGATCTAATGTCAACATTGGTGTGATACTTGTACTTCAACACCATGAATTCATCAGCCAACATTATTTTGACCACTTGGAAAAACATCATATCATCAATTTTGAACACCTTCTTCAATCTTTCTTTTGAAATTTTACCAAAAAATGCAAGTTGTTTCTTCATGCTTAGGGTAAAATTTGCTTCCATCCCCTCCTTTTGTGCTTCACTCTACTACCACTTTGCTCTGCTTCACTTAACCAAACCACCATAAATGATGATGAAACCAACCATCTCGCCTCCATAAATCTTACCTCGCCCATTTCACAATACTTAGAGGTCCCGTTGCCATCAATGCAATTCATTCTTCTTGCAAAATGCTTGCAGCCCGTACTCCCTCATCCTTGATAATCACCTCCCTAAAATCCTCCCATATCTCCTCCACATCGCTTAAATTAAATGCGAATGTCCATTTGCATATGGTGTCCATCACCTCATCACCTCCTCTCAATATATGTGATATTTTAAAGTTTGTGAATGGAGCTAATTTGGCTCTAATCATTTTAGTAAATTTATTTATCTTCCATACTTGAGCCTCCCCTTTAATGATTGCATTTACTATTATTTGAGAATCTCCCACTAGATGGAGTTTCGAAATCAATAATTTGCTTGCCAAGTTTATGGCGAGCAAAGCTGCTTGTGCTTGTGCTTCATTGTTTGTCCGTTCCGCTAGCTTCTTCACTTCCATGGCTAAAATACTTTTTGTCCAATCTCGTGTTACACATCCAACTCCTGATGGTCGTGGGTTTCCTTTGGATTACCTATCAAAATTGATCTTTACCCATCCTTCCTTTGGCTTGATCCATTCCACTTCCTTTGTCTTATTATCAGATGGATGTACCCAAAAAGGCCCATTAATAGGTCGCTCAACtgagaattattattatttttttaaactatgcttggtaaactttttaatgtgatcgGTGACGCTGGCATGACATCTCTTCCGGCTCCACGTGAAAcgcttttgacccggagctatgaaccggtga is a genomic window of Cryptomeria japonica chromosome 7, Sugi_1.0, whole genome shotgun sequence containing:
- the LOC131040834 gene encoding protein DOUBLE-STRAND BREAK FORMATION; amino-acid sequence: MAGLEEEWSTLVSDIHFKRYGDALQKLQTIMFSRDAGSMLTARLRVSELLRKTAFSYLKLMAQKSIQDKLNMLQFLLDAFTCTHDRESQLVVRYEALILREFDVRIGPQLNVYIDEWVCFAEDCLNNGFIPNAIKGFDKALLYLDSLNNANQMAEELCKCREKADAIREIRDLAQNMLSADSGMQYLKFYSLMFHFLRSQ